The following coding sequences lie in one Oncorhynchus nerka isolate Pitt River linkage group LG14, Oner_Uvic_2.0, whole genome shotgun sequence genomic window:
- the LOC115141378 gene encoding riboflavin transporter 2-like yields MTLLTHVLACLFGMGSWVAINGMWVELPLIVPEIPEGWYLPSYLTVLIQMANVGPLFVTLMHRFRPGKLDERPVIYSIVGLGVVATFLLAFFWKHTVSLAGATHSVPLLVLCFLLSVVDCTSSVTFLPFMMRLGPQYLTTYFVGEGVSGLVPAIVALVQGVGVVHCRNATVASLANGTLGINSTVGASGELQAQYQPANFSAQVFFLFLSAMMVVCLAAFLLLNHHPAVARERKREHYFNRGLAEEKSDQALSLSHRPQEEKPMISSPDGHRRARRSSFGTGFYSGPEVTFIFVVLAWVNALTNAVLPSVQSYSCLPYGNQAYHLAATMAAVANPVACFIAMFLPLRSLVLIGLLTIVGTGFGTYIMAMAALSPCPLLVHSVSGTALIVIAWMLFVLTLSYVKVIIGVILRDEGHSALVWCGAVVQLGSMLGALSMFPLVSVYGLFKSGDPCNTMCTK; encoded by the exons ATGACTCTCCTAACCCACGTGCTGGCATGTCTCTTTGGCATGGGCTCCTGGGTGGCCATCAACGGGATGTGGGTGGAGCTGCCCCTCATAGTGCCCGAAATCCCAGAGGGTTGGTACCTGCCCTCTTACCTCACTGTGCTCATCCAGATGGCCAACGTGGGGCCCCTTTTCGTCACCCTCATGCACCGCTTCCGCCCGGGCAAGCTGGACGAGCGGCCCGTCATCTACTCCATAGTGGGCCTGGGCGTGGTCGCCACCTTCCTCCTGGCCTTCTTCTGGAAGCACACGGTGTCCCTAGCCGGCGCTACGCATAGTGTCCCCCTCCTAGTGCTCTGTTTCCTACTCTCTGTGGTGGACTGCACCTCCTCGGTCACCTTCCTGCCCTTCATGATGCGCCTCGGGCCCCAGTACCTCACTACGTACTTTGTAGGGGAGGGCGTTAGTGGCTTGGTGCCTGCCATAGTGGCTCTGGTGCAGGGGGTGGGGGTGGTTCACTGTCGGAATGCTACAGTGGCTAGCTTAGCCAATGGGACCTTAGGGATTAACTCCACGGTAGGGGCCAGTGGAGAGCTCCAGGCTCAATACCAGCCTGCTAACTTCTCGGCCCaggtcttcttcctcttcctcagtgCCATGATGGTGGTGTGTCTGGCCGCCTTCCTCTTGCTCAACCACCACCCGGCCGTGGCCAGGGAGAGGAAGCGCGAGCACTACTTCAACAGAGGCCTGGCAGAGGAGAAGAGTGACCAAGCCCTGTCCCTGTCTCACAGACCTCAAGAGGAGAAGCCCATGATCAGTTCTCCGGATGGCCACCGGAGAGCCCGGCGGAGCTCCTTTGGGACAGGCTTCTACAGTGGGCCGGAGGTGACGTTCATCTTTGTGGTTCTGGCCTGGGTCAATGCCCTGACCAACGCAGTGCTGCCCTCAGTGCAGTCTTACTCCTGTCTGCCCTACGGGAACCAGGCCTACCATCTGGCGGCCACCATGGCAGCCGTGGCCAACCCCGTGGCCTGCTTCATCGCCATGTTCCTGCCCTTAAG GTCGTTGGTGCTGATTGGGCTTCTGACAATAGTTGGGACAGGGTTTGGTACTTACATCATGGCCATGGCTGCACTGAGCCCCTGTCCTCTACTGGTCCACAGCGTCTCAGGCACCGCACTCATA GTGATCGCCTGGATGTTGTTTGTCCTGACCCTCTCCTATGTGAAGGTGATCATTGGGGTGATCCTTCGGGATGAGGGCCACAGTGCCCTCGTGTGGTGTGGAGCAGTAGTACAGCTTGGCTCCATGCTGGGTGCCCTGTCCATGTTTCCCTTGGTCAGTGTCTATGGACTCTTCAAATCAGGGGACCCTTGTAACACCATGTGCACAAAGTAG
- the LOC115141379 gene encoding nuclear factor 7, brain-like encodes MAASLSLLEEHLSCPVCGDIFRNPVVLKCSHSFCEECLQKYWKEMENPLCPVCKKECSSEEQSLSLALKSLCDSLQNGGENIRSDNNCQLHGEKLKIFCFDDKQLICVVCYTSKKHKGHDCYPVEEAVPDLKSEIQAVVSTLKNKLENKNTAKMCHQSWVEHIKGQAQFAEEQISREFQKLHQFLDEEETARIATLREEERQKSEVMQEKAEALTRELTTLSETIVVIDKEMDVDNITFLQNYKAILNRANCTFPDTEDTQVVSGALIDVAKHVGSLKFKVWEKMHEFVDYTPVTMDPNTMSTKFTLSDDLTTMTYCDERQSLPDNPERFLNVGVLGSEGYSKGIHYWDVEVGDNDNWILGVAKESIPRKKQVKMEPQSGLWIIKHISGKYKACIKLHVQIKVDESPQVIRVRLDCDKGEVTFCDITKNTTLYTFKDKITEKVFPYFNSGSKICPLRLFVAGKEKTS; translated from the exons ATGGCTGCCAGTTTGTCTCTCTTGGAGGAGCACCTCTCTTGTCCCGTTTGCGGTGACATCTTCAGGAACCCGGTGGTCCTCAAATGCAGCCACAGCTTCTGTGAGGAGTGTCTGCAGAAATACTGGAAGGAAATGGAGAATCCGCTGTGTCCCGTATGCAAAAAAGAGTGTTCATCTGAGGAGCAGAGTTTAAGCCTCGCCTTAAAGAGTCTCTGTGATTCCTTACAGAACGGGGGTGAAAACATCAGATCTGATAACAACTGCCAGCTGCATGGGGAGAAACTTAAAATCTTCTGTTTCGACGATAAACAGCTCATCTGTGTTGTCTGCTACACATCAAAAAAACATAAAGGTCATGACTGTTATCCCGTTGAGGAGGCTGTGCCGGATTTGAAG AGTGAAATCCAGGCTGTGGTTTCCACTTTGAAGAACAAACTAGAAAACAAGAACACAGCCAAGATGTGTCATCAAAGCTGGGTGGAGCACATAAAG GGCCAGGCCCAATTTGCAGAGGAGCAGATCAGCAGGGAGTTTCAGAAACTCCACCAGTTCCTAGACGAGGAAGAGACGGCCAGGATAGCTACCCTGAGAGAGGAAGAACGGCAGAAATCTGAAGTGATGCAAGAAAAAGCTGAGGCATTGACCAGAGAGCTCACAACCCTTTCAGAGACGATTGTAGTTATAGATAAGGAAATGGATGTTGACAATATCACATTCCTGCAG AACTACAAGGCCATACTTAACAG AGCCAATTGCACATTCCCAGATACTGAAGATACTCAGGTAGTGTCAGGAGCACTGATTGACGTGGCCAAACATGTGGGATCTCTCAAGTTCAAAGTCTGGGAGAAGATGCATGAGTTTGTTGACTACA CTCCTGTGACCATGGATCCGAACACAATGTCCACTAAGTTCACACTCTCTGATGACCTCACCACTATGACATACTGTGACGAGAGGCAGAGTCTCCCAGACAATCCCGAAAGGTTTCTTAACGTAGGAGTGTTGGGTTCTGAAGGGTACAGTAAAGGCATCCATTACTGGGATGTGGAGGTAGGAGATAATGATAACTGGATCTTAGGAGTAGCCAAAGAGTCCATTCCACGCAAGAAGCAAGTCAAAATGGAGCCTCAGAGTGGATTGTGGATCATCAAACACATCAGTGGCAAATACAAAGCATGTATAAAATTGCATGTCCAGATCAAAGTAGATGAGAGCCCACAAGTGATCCGAGTTCGACTGGACTGTGACAAAGGGGAGGTGACATTCTGCGACATCACCAAGAACACGACTCTCTACACCTTCAAAGACAAAATCACTGAAAAGGTGTTCCCGTACTTTAATAGTGGAAGTAAGATTTGCCCACTGCGCCTTTTTGTAGCGGGAAAGGAGAAAACTAGCTAA